A single region of the Silene latifolia isolate original U9 population chromosome 8, ASM4854445v1, whole genome shotgun sequence genome encodes:
- the LOC141594497 gene encoding putative F-box protein At1g53550, producing MNVEQTIQGEVRRQKSDTSDVSFADIPEEVQIDILSRLSPTSLSRCKCVSKHWNDSLTIQAFLLKRSIAYNKHPKRAFVARSISYREGSVVSFELNDDNTPKTMMRTVETATTTTTTTPMIRGRHVYFNYFLMNNSFDMSDICNDLICLFQQSSTLVGLLNIRTGDFIQLPAITSIKSDGYVSRSWYALGFDPVHNVFKVLSIIYKRTSKECTKKAAILTVGSKYWNPIDYKCLPSSVTKSFPWQSTTNSLCLDGMIYWVHVNNVGGLTVTAFDLNRETFRDHELVMTSTRDGAFRYYLTSLKERPTLFVWKVYGEEVEQWTLFNHKNPNAAWKSRNLTKHNFPKMTLYGFPGVIVAGSSTLLHYSDQLDGINLEYWWYSWYDLENFALE from the coding sequence ATGAATGTTGAGCAAACGATTCAAGGTGAAGTTAGAAGACAGAAGAGCGATACGAGCGATGTATCATTTGCAGACATTCCTGAAGAAGTTCAGATTGATATCCTATCAAGGTTGTCACCCACGTCATTGTCGAGATGCAAGTGTGTTTCGAAACACTGGAATGATTCATTAACTATACAAGCATTCTTGCTTAAACGCTCGATTGCATATAATAAACATCCAAAACGTGCTTTTGTGGCTCGGTCGATTAGTTATCGAGAAGGCTCCGTTGTCTCATTCGAGCTCAATGATGACAACACCCCAAAAACGATGATGAGGACTGTAGAaacggcaacaacaacaacaacaactacccCTATGATCAGAGGGCGGCATGTATATTTCAATTATTTTCTTATGAATAATTCTTTTGACATGTCCGATATATGCAACGACCTAATTTGTCTCTTTCAACAATCTTCAACTCTTGTCGGTCTCTTAAACATAAGAACCGGGGATTTTATCCAGCTTCCTGCAATAACAAGCATCAAGTCGGACGGGTATGTTTCCAGGTCTTGGTACGCATTAGGGTTTGATCCTGTACATAACGTTTTCAAAGTTCTTAGTATTATTTACAAAAGAACAAGCAAAGAGTGTACTAAAAAGGCCGCGATATTAACTGTTGGATCGAAATATTGGAACCCAATAGATTACAAATGTTTACCTAGTTCAGTGACTAAGAGCTTTCCGTGGCAAAGTACGACCAATAGCCTTTGTCTTGACGGAATGATATATTGGGTCCACGTTAATAATGTCGGTGGGCTAACCGTTACTGCTTTTGATTTGAATCGTGAGACATTCAGAGATCACGAGCTTGTCATGACATCTACCAGAGATGGGGCATTCAGGTACTATTTGACATCGTTGAAAGAGCGCCCAACTCTGTTCGTTTGGAAGGTGTACGGTGAAGAAGTAGAACAGTGGACATTATTTAACCATAAAAATCCGAATGCAGCTTGGAAGAGCAGGAATCTTACTAAACATAATTTTCCCAAAATGACACTTTACGGCTTTCCTGGGGTAATTGTTGCAGGAAGTAGCACCCTGCTACACTATTCGGATCAATTGGATGGGATTAATCTCGAGTATTGGTGGTATTCATGGTATGATCTTGAGAATTTCGCATTAGAGTAA
- the LOC141594496 gene encoding putative F-box protein At1g32420 yields MEMNVEQKIEGRVKRRNCNASNASNADVPEEIQIEILSRLPPKSLSRCKCVSKHWNDTLTIQAFWLRYSRSYDKHPKLAFVLHSSVWGKESVISFELNDDNTPKAETTSSLIRGKDEYFTDFIPLSNYFYMSNICNDLICLFIPSSTCVGLLNIKTRDFIRLPAITIKPVNQLFWYALGFDPVQQVFKVLNISYKSGNKECSTATTKAAILTVGSKYWNSIDYESLPSSVPGWSTNSLCLDGVIYYVHQNTIDNVTVITVVAFDLNREAFRDNLFVKTPTRHIPSKYYLTSLKECPTLFIWKMRSEVEQWTLFNHKNPNAAWKRRNFTHNFPMMVPYDGRNIPVAGGSTLLHHRKSIDSECSWYSLLYDLENFAIE; encoded by the coding sequence ATGGAGATGAATGTCGAGCAAAAGATTGAAGGCAGAGTTAAAAGACGAAACTGCAATGCGAGCAATGCATCAAATGCAGACGTTCCTGAAGAAATACAGATTGAAATCCTGTCGAGGCTGCCACCGAAGTCATTGTCAAGATGCAAGTGTGTTTCGAAACACTGGAATGATACATTAACCATACAAGCATTCTGGCTTAGATACTCTCGTTCATATGATAAACATCCAAAACTTGCGTTTGTGCTACATTCGAGTGTTTGGGGAAAAGAATCGGTTATCTCATTCGAGCTCAATGATGACAACACCCCCAAAGCGGAGACTACTTCCTCTCTGATCAGAGGGAAGGATGAATATTTCACTGATTTTATTCCCCTAAGTAATTATTTTTACATGTCGAATATATGCAACGACCTAATTTGTCTCTTTATTCCATCTTCAACGTGTGTCGGTCTTTTAAACATAAAAACCCGAGATTTTATCCGTCTTCCTGCTATAACTATCAAGCCAGTGAATCAGTTATTTTGGTATGCATTAGGGTTTGATCCTGTACAGCAAGTATTCAAAGTTCTGAATATTAGTTACAAAAGCGGAAACAAAGAGTGTTCTACTGCTACTACCAAAGCCGCGATATTGACGGTTGGATCGAAATATTGGAACTCGATAGACTATGAAAGTTTACCTAGTTCAGTACCTGGGTGGAGTACCAATAGCCTTTGTCTTGATGGAGTCATTTATTACGTCCATCAAAATACAATCGATAATGTTACTGTGATCactgttgttgcttttgatttgAATCGCGAGGCGTTCAGAGATAACTTGTTTGTCAAGACACCCACGAGACATATACCATCCAAATACTATTTGACATCGTTGAAAGAGTGCCCGACTCTGTTTATTTGGAAGATGCGAAGTGAAGTAGAACAATGGACATTATTTAACCATAAAAATCCGAATGCAGCTTGGAAGAGGAGGAATTTTACTCATAATTTTCCCATGATGGTACCTTACGACGGTCGTAATATCCCTGTTGCAGGTGGTAGTACCCTGCTACATCATCGTAAATCAATTGATTCCGAGTGTTCTTGGTATTCATTATTGTATGATCTTGAGAATTTCGCCATAGAGTAA
- the LOC141594495 gene encoding F-box protein At4g11590-like — MSDASFEDIPKEIQIEILSRLPPFKSLSRCKRVSKHWNDTLTIQAFLVSHSRSYYKHSKLGFALLSSIWGEKSVISFELNDDNTPKTETTSSLIRGEDVYFTDFPKSNSFHMSNICNDLICLFNPSSTSVGLLNLKTRDFIQLPAITKNCISAFILSWYALGFDPVHKVFKVLSICFRSSSKERTTNSKVAILTVGSKYWRPIDNKSLPLSVAEKLPSSVTTNSLCLDGVIYYVHKNMINTKVCVLIVFAFDLNREAFRYNKLVTSPMKDGTFRYYLTSLKECPITLLIWKTKSDDTEELERWTLFNHKNPNATWKRRNFTNRNFPVTVPHSSYGIPVAGGSTLLHYSEWINSHCDYLSYDLENFVI; from the coding sequence ATGAGCGATGCATCATTCGAAGACATTCCTAAAGAAATTCAGATCGAAATCCTATCAAGGCTGCCGCCATTCAAGTCATTGTCAAGATGCAAGCGTGTTTCGAAACACTGGAATGATACATTAACTATACAAGCATTCTTGGTTAGCCACTCTCGTTCATATTATAAACATTCAAAACTTGGGTTTGCGTTACTCTCGAGTATTTGGGGAGAAAAATCGGTTATCTCATTCGAGCTCAATGACGACAATACCCCCAAAACGGAGACGACTTCGTCTCTGATCAGAGGGGAGGATGTGTATTTCACTGATTTTCCTAAGAGTAATTCTTTTCACATGTCGAATATATGCAACGACCTAATTTGTCTCTTTAATCCATCTTCAACGAGTGTTGGTCTTTTAAACTTAAAAACCCGGGATTTTATCCAACTTCCTGCAATAACTAAGAATTGTATAAGTGCTTTCATATTATCTTGGTATGCATTAGGGTTTGATCCTGTACATAAGGTATTCAAAGTTCTGAGTATTTGTTTCCGAAGCTCAAGCAAAGAGCGTACAACTAATTCCAAGGTTGCGATATTGACTGTTGGATCAAAATATTGGAGACCGATAGACAATAAAAGTTTACCGCTTTCAGTGGCCGAGAAGCTGCCTTCATCGGTTACCACCAATAGCCTTTGTCTCGATGGGGTGATTTATTACGTCCATAAAAATATGATAAATACTAAGGTTTGTGTGCTAATCGTTTTTGCTTTTGATTTGAATCGAGAGGCGTTCAGATATAACAAGCTTGTCACGTCACCCATGAAAGACGGGACATTCAGATACTATTTGACATCTTTGAAAGAGTGCCCAATTACTTTGTTGATTTGGAAGACGAAAAGTGATGACACAGAAGAGTTAGAACGATGGACATTATTTAACCATAAAAATCCGAATGCCACTTGGAAGAGGAGGAATTTTACTAATCGTAATTTTCCCGTAACGGTACCTCATAGCTCGTATGGGATACCTGTTGCGGGAGGTAGCACTCTTCTACATTATTCGGAATGGATTAATTCTCATTGCGATTACTTATCGTATGATCTTGAGAATTTCGTCATATAG